The following are encoded in a window of Phocoena phocoena chromosome 2, mPhoPho1.1, whole genome shotgun sequence genomic DNA:
- the SIX4 gene encoding homeobox protein SIX4, whose translation MSSSSPTGQIASAADIKQENGMESASEGQEAPREVAGGAAAGLSPPAPAPFPLEPGDAAATAARVSGEEGAVAAAAAAGAAADQVQLHSELLGRHHHAAAAAAAAAAAAAAAQTPLAFSPDHVACVCEALQQGGNLDRLARFLWSLPQSDLLRGNESLLKARALVAFHQGIYPELYSILESHSFESANHPLLQQLWYKARYTEAERARGRPLGAVDKYRLRRKFPLPRTIWDGEETVYCFKEKSRNALKELYKQNRYPSPAEKRHLAKITGLSLTQVSNWFKNRRQRDRNPSETQSKSESDGNPSTEDESSKGHEDLSPHPLSSSSDGVTNLSLSSHMEPVYMQQIGNAKISLSSSGVLLNGSLVPASTSPVFLNGNSFIQGPNGVILNGLSVGNTQTVSLNPPKMASNIVSNGISMTDILGSTSQDVKEFKVLQSSSTNSAATTSYSPSAPVSFPGLIPSTEVKREGIQTVASQDGGSVVTFTTPVQINQYGIVQIPNSGTSSQFLNGSIGFSPLQLPPVSVAASQGNISVNSSTSDGSTFTSESATVQQGKVFLSSLAPSAVVYTVPNSGQTIGSVKQEGVERSLVFSQLMPVNQNAQVNANLSSESISGSGLHPLSSSLVNVSPTHNFSLTPPTILNPTELNPDIADSQPMSAPVASKSTVTSVSNTNYATLQNCSLITGQDLLSVPMTQAALGEIVPTAEAQVSHPSPTVHQDFVREHHLVMQSVANIKENFLTNSESKATSNLMMLDSKSKYVLEGMVETVCEDLETDKKELAKLQTVQLDEEMQDL comes from the exons atgtcctcttcctcccccaccgGGCAGATTGCAAGTGCGGCGGACATCAAGCAGGAGAATGGGATGGAAAGCGCCTCGGAAGGGCAGGAGGCGCCCCGAGAAGTGGCGGGGGGCGCGGCGGCGGGGCTGAGCCCCCCGGCTCCAGCCCCTTTCCCCCTGGAGCCGGGGGACGCCGCGGCCACCGCCGCCAGGGTGAGCGGAGAGGAAGGGGCAGTGGCTGCAGCGGCGGCGGCCGGAGCGGCGGCGGATCAGGTACAACTCCACTCGGAACTTCTGGGCAGGCACCACCACGCCgcggccgctgccgccgccgccgccgccgccgccgccgccgcgcagACCCCACTGGCCTTCTCGCCCGACCATGTCGCCTGCGTGTGCGAGGCGCTGCAGCAGGGGGGCAACCTGGACCGCCTGGCCCGGTTCCTGTGGTCCCTGCCCCAGAGCGACCTGCTACGTGGCAACGAAAGCCTACTGAAGGCGCGGGCGCTGGTGGCCTTCCACCAGGGCATCTACCCTGAGCTCTACAGCATCCTCGAGAGCCACAGCTTCGAGTCGGCCAACCACCCGCTGCTGCAGCAGCTCTGGTACAAGGCGCGCTACACCGAGGCCGAGCGAGCCCGCGGCCGGCCGCTGGGCGCCGTGGACAAGTACCGGCTGCGCAGGAAATTTCCCCTGCCCCGCACCATCTGGGACGGCGAGGAGACGGTGTATTGTTTCAAGGAGAAGTCGCGCAACGCGCTCAAGGAGCTCTACAAGCAGAATCGCTACCCTTCGCCCGCCGAGAAGCGGCACCTGGCCAAGATCACCGGCCTCTCCCTCACCCAGGTCAGCAACTGGTTCAAGAACCGCCGGCAGCGCGATCGGAACCCCTCTGAGACCCAGTCCAAAAG TGAGTCGGATGGCAATCCTAGCACTGAAGATGAATCCAGCAAGGGTCATGAAGATTTGTCTCCTCATCCACTCTCCAGTTCATCCGATGGTGTCACCAACCTCAGCCTTTCCAGTCACATGGAGCCAGTATATATGCAACAAATTGGAAATGCTAAAATATCATTAAGCTCTTCTGGAGTTTTGTTGAATGGAAGTTTGGTACCTGCCAGTACTTCACCTGTCTTCCTTAATGGTAATTCTTTCATTCAGGGACCCAATGGAGTTATCCTTAATGGATTAAGTGTGGGAAATACACAGACAGTGTCACTGAACCCACCAAAAATGGCATCAAACATTGTGAGCAATGGTATATCCATGACTGACATACTGGGGTCTACCTCCCAGGATGTGAAGGAATTCAAAGTTCTCCAGAGTTCTTCAACTAACTCAGCAGCCACCACCTCCTATAGCCCCAGTGCTCCTGTGTCATTCCCAGGGCTGATACCCAGCACTGAGGTGAAAAGAGAAGGTATTCAAACAGTGGCTTCCCAGGACGGAGGTTCTGTAGTGACTTTTACCACACCAGTGCAAATTAACCAGTATGGCATCGTCCAGATCCCCAATTCCGGAACAAGCAGTCAGTTCCTTAATGGGAGCATTGGATTCTCTCCACTGCAGCTGCCTCCTGTTTCAGTGGCAGCTTCACAAG gtaatatTTCAGTAAATTCAAGCACTTCAGATGGGAGTACATTTACAAGTGAGTCCGCCACAGTCCAGCAAGGAAAGGTTTTCTTGAGCTCTCTTGCTCCCAGTGCAGTGGTATACACTGTTCCTAATTCAGGCCAGACTATAGGATCTGTTAAACAGGAGGGTGTGGAGAGGAGCCTGGTGTTTTCTCAGTTGATGCCTGTCAATCAGAATGCACAAGTAAATGCAAACCTGTCTTCTGAAAGTATCTCGGGAAGTGGCCTCCACCCACTGTCCTCCTCCTTAGTTAATGTATCCCCAACTCACAATTTTTCCCTGACTCCCCCTACCATACTAAACCCCACTGAGCTAAACCCTGACATTGCTGATAGCCAGCCAATGTCTGCACCTGTGGCAAGCAAATCTACTGTGACATCTGTCAGCAACACTAACTATGCAACTCTTCAGAACTGCTCCCTTATTACTGGTCAAGATCTATTATCAGTACCCATGACCCAGGCTGCCCTTGGGGAAATAGTTCCCACAGCTGAAGCCCAGGTGAGTCACCCCTCCCCTACAGTACACCAGGATTTTGTCAGAGAACATCATCTGGTTATGCAATCAGTAGCTAACATAAAAGAGAATTTCTTAACAAATTCTGAGAGCAAAGCAACAAGCAACTTAATGATGCTGGACTCCAAATCCAAGTATGTCCTAGAGGGCATGGTTGAGACTGTCTGTGAAGACCtggaaacagacaaaaaagagCTTGCCAAGCTCCAGACTGTCCAATTGGATGAAGAGATGCAAGACTTgtaa